The following are encoded in a window of Halosolutus halophilus genomic DNA:
- a CDS encoding DEAD/DEAH box helicase, with protein sequence MSKQVQDVETIFCHETGDDYLVVVERDGQRLFRAKLGLSETSAGPRPAKFRLKQGSSEEPRQPDEFVELTRRAKRIRISEQTSPEGRRELREMFAGYQLADKAKAVRTCRYCASAGRYSPITTETAVKDDEDWICRDCARQELERQLTYSGSGRVTGAAKERLEELMLEVQDLDRIVNLLKGQLDPDLTKFDTISATTDEVDPVRVDSLNLHPGLQNLLEDRFETLLPVQSLAVENGLFEGDDQMVVSATATGKTLVGEMAGINRVLNGKGKMLFLVPLVALANQKYEDFKDEYGHLVDVSIRVGASRISDNGNQFDPSADVIVGTYEGIDHALRTGKDMGDIGTVVIDEVHTLKEDERGHRLDGLISRLKYTCEQRATRRDDYTGAQWIYLSATVGNPEHLAKSLESTLIEFEERPVPIERHVTFADGQEKMRIENKLVRREFDTESSKGYRGQTIIFTNSRRRCHEISRKLEYSSAPYHAGLDYGRRKKVERQFGDQDLAAVVTTAALAAGVDFPASQVVFDSLAMGIEWLSVQEFHQMLGRAGRPDYHDTGKVYVLVEPDCAYHNSMEMSEDEVAFKLLKGDMESVMTHYDEDAAVEETLANITVGGKAAKALNDRMLGDVPTKHAIGKLLQYDFIDGFEPTPLGQVVTEHFLDPGEAFTLLDGIRKDAHPYELIADLELRDEDL encoded by the coding sequence GTGTCGAAGCAGGTCCAGGACGTCGAGACGATCTTCTGTCACGAGACGGGTGACGACTACCTCGTCGTCGTCGAACGGGATGGTCAGCGGCTGTTCCGGGCGAAACTCGGACTCTCGGAGACCTCGGCCGGCCCCCGGCCCGCGAAGTTCCGGCTCAAACAGGGCTCGAGCGAGGAGCCCCGGCAGCCCGACGAGTTCGTCGAACTCACCCGCCGAGCGAAGCGGATCCGCATCTCCGAGCAGACCTCGCCCGAGGGGCGGCGCGAATTGCGGGAGATGTTCGCCGGCTACCAGCTCGCGGACAAGGCCAAGGCCGTTCGGACCTGCCGCTACTGCGCCTCCGCGGGCCGGTACTCGCCGATCACCACCGAGACCGCCGTCAAGGACGACGAGGACTGGATCTGCCGCGACTGCGCACGCCAGGAACTCGAGCGACAGCTGACCTACTCCGGCAGCGGACGGGTCACCGGCGCCGCCAAGGAGCGCCTCGAAGAACTCATGCTCGAGGTTCAGGACCTCGATCGGATCGTCAACCTTCTGAAAGGACAGCTCGATCCCGACCTCACGAAGTTCGATACCATCTCGGCGACCACCGACGAGGTCGACCCCGTCCGGGTGGACTCGCTGAACCTGCACCCGGGGCTGCAGAACCTGCTGGAGGATCGATTCGAGACCTTGCTTCCCGTCCAGAGTCTCGCCGTCGAGAACGGACTGTTCGAGGGCGACGACCAGATGGTAGTGTCGGCCACGGCGACAGGGAAGACGCTGGTCGGCGAGATGGCCGGGATCAATCGCGTGCTGAACGGCAAGGGGAAGATGCTCTTTCTCGTGCCGCTGGTCGCGCTCGCGAACCAGAAGTACGAGGACTTCAAGGACGAGTACGGTCACCTCGTCGACGTCTCCATTCGCGTGGGTGCGAGCCGGATCAGCGACAACGGCAACCAGTTCGATCCCAGCGCCGACGTGATCGTCGGCACCTACGAGGGGATCGACCACGCCCTGCGGACGGGCAAGGACATGGGTGACATCGGGACCGTCGTCATCGACGAGGTCCATACGCTCAAAGAGGACGAGCGGGGCCACCGCCTCGACGGCCTGATCTCGCGGCTCAAGTACACCTGCGAGCAGCGGGCGACGCGACGGGACGACTACACCGGTGCGCAGTGGATCTACCTCTCCGCGACCGTCGGCAACCCCGAACACCTCGCGAAGTCGCTCGAATCGACCCTCATCGAGTTCGAGGAGCGACCGGTACCGATCGAGCGCCACGTCACCTTCGCCGACGGCCAGGAGAAAATGCGGATCGAGAACAAACTCGTCAGACGGGAGTTCGACACCGAGTCCTCGAAGGGGTATCGCGGCCAGACGATCATCTTCACGAACTCCCGGCGGCGCTGTCACGAGATCAGCCGGAAACTCGAGTACTCCTCCGCGCCGTACCACGCCGGGCTGGACTACGGGCGCCGGAAGAAAGTCGAGCGCCAGTTCGGCGACCAGGACCTCGCGGCCGTCGTGACGACCGCCGCGCTCGCCGCGGGCGTCGACTTCCCGGCCTCGCAGGTCGTCTTCGACTCGCTGGCGATGGGCATCGAGTGGCTCTCCGTCCAGGAATTCCACCAGATGCTCGGGCGGGCTGGCCGGCCCGACTACCACGACACGGGCAAGGTGTACGTCCTCGTCGAACCGGATTGCGCCTACCACAACTCGATGGAGATGAGCGAAGACGAGGTCGCGTTCAAACTCCTGAAGGGGGACATGGAGTCGGTGATGACCCACTACGACGAGGACGCCGCCGTCGAGGAGACCCTCGCCAACATCACCGTCGGCGGCAAGGCCGCCAAGGCGCTCAACGATCGGATGCTCGGCGACGTCCCGACGAAACACGCGATCGGGAAACTGCTCCAGTACGACTTTATCGACGGCTTCGAACCGACGCCGCTCGGGCAGGTCGTCACCGAACACTTCCTCGATCCCGGCGAGGCCTTCACCCTCCTCGACGGTATCCGAAAGGACGCCCACCCCTACGAACTGATCGCGGACCTGGAACTGCGCGACGAGGACCTGTAG
- a CDS encoding ABC transporter substrate-binding protein produces the protein MSDQRVWTRRNVLRTGGAIAGVSAMAGCTGNGNSGDDGTGGESDDGAHTVTMPPVGEVEFSAVPATWAANNGSWADMGIALGQEPPEAVYLTSRYHTQYYDDIPDVSVDKSDMTALWAGGSLDPEDFLEVGTDADVFVIDPNFILGRTDNWEQEDIDQIESAGTPFFGNSIFSRGYEWHDYDYLTLYEAFEKLAQVFQEEERYEEFAALHDEFQSALDDIVPPEDQRPSVAILWPNGDGTFLPYLISEGTSFKQWRDLGVRDALAETDVDDFHSSRGQVDYETLLEIDPDVILCRGREASSAQEFQNTVVASMEDDNAGSQLTAVQNGDVYRGGPLYQGPITNLVVTQRAAEQVYDVDEQLYDPQDVSDIVNGDF, from the coding sequence ATGAGTGACCAGCGAGTCTGGACGCGACGGAACGTCCTTCGAACGGGTGGCGCGATCGCCGGGGTAAGCGCGATGGCCGGCTGTACCGGCAACGGAAACAGCGGGGACGACGGAACCGGCGGTGAGTCGGACGACGGAGCGCACACGGTGACGATGCCGCCGGTCGGCGAGGTCGAGTTCTCCGCCGTGCCCGCGACGTGGGCCGCCAATAACGGTAGCTGGGCCGACATGGGGATCGCGCTGGGGCAGGAGCCGCCCGAGGCCGTGTACCTCACCAGCCGGTACCACACGCAGTACTACGACGACATCCCGGACGTGAGCGTCGACAAAAGCGACATGACGGCGCTCTGGGCGGGAGGCAGCCTGGACCCGGAGGACTTCCTCGAGGTGGGAACGGATGCGGACGTGTTCGTCATAGATCCGAACTTCATCCTCGGGCGAACCGACAACTGGGAGCAGGAAGACATCGATCAGATAGAGTCGGCGGGAACACCCTTCTTCGGTAACAGCATCTTTTCGCGTGGCTACGAGTGGCACGACTACGACTATCTCACGCTGTACGAGGCCTTCGAGAAGCTGGCTCAGGTCTTCCAGGAGGAAGAGCGCTACGAGGAATTCGCCGCGCTCCACGACGAGTTCCAGTCGGCGCTCGACGATATCGTCCCGCCGGAAGACCAGCGGCCCTCGGTCGCGATCCTGTGGCCGAACGGCGACGGTACGTTCCTCCCGTATCTCATCAGCGAGGGGACGAGCTTCAAACAGTGGCGCGACCTCGGCGTCCGCGACGCCCTCGCCGAGACCGATGTCGACGACTTCCACAGCTCCCGCGGTCAGGTCGACTACGAAACGCTGCTCGAGATCGATCCCGATGTCATCCTGTGTCGCGGTCGGGAAGCCTCGAGTGCACAGGAGTTCCAGAACACCGTCGTCGCGAGCATGGAGGACGATAACGCGGGCAGCCAGCTGACGGCCGTCCAGAACGGCGACGTCTACCGCGGCGGCCCGCTCTACCAGGGCCCGATCACGAACCTCGTCGTCACGCAGCGCGCGGCCGAACAGGTCTACGACGTCGACGAACAACTGTACGATCCACAGGACGTCTCCGACATCGTCAACGGCGACTTCTAG
- a CDS encoding ABC transporter ATP-binding protein — protein MGQQRGSTTREQITDTDGVAIESALVGDGLELSYPTSEETIVDCARLDVPEGAVTALVGPNGSGKSTLLKALSNHLEPDAGTVRIHGEDLDSFDRKELARELSVLSQENDSLGSITVEDLVYHGRYPHRGFFDGVSDEDHEAVDRAIELAGIDGIRNAELEQLSGGQKQLAWIAMVLAQDTDVLLLDEPTTFLDVHHQFRVLETIRQLNERKGVTVAIILHDISQAARFADYLIAMRDGELYDWGPPEEVVTEQLLADVFGVEATVEYEPELQVLPKRALPDR, from the coding sequence ATGGGACAGCAACGGGGATCCACGACGCGGGAACAGATCACCGACACCGATGGCGTTGCGATCGAGAGCGCGCTCGTCGGCGACGGACTCGAACTCAGCTACCCGACGAGCGAGGAGACGATCGTCGACTGCGCGCGCCTCGACGTCCCCGAGGGGGCGGTGACCGCGCTCGTCGGTCCGAACGGCAGCGGGAAGAGTACGCTCCTGAAAGCGCTCTCGAACCACCTCGAGCCGGACGCGGGAACGGTCCGGATTCACGGCGAGGACCTCGACTCGTTCGATCGGAAGGAACTGGCGCGTGAACTGAGCGTGCTCTCCCAGGAGAACGACTCGCTCGGCTCGATCACCGTCGAAGACCTCGTCTATCACGGCCGGTATCCGCATCGAGGGTTTTTCGACGGCGTCAGCGACGAGGATCACGAGGCGGTCGACCGCGCGATCGAGCTGGCGGGAATCGACGGGATCCGGAACGCCGAACTCGAACAGCTAAGCGGCGGTCAGAAACAGCTCGCCTGGATCGCGATGGTGCTGGCCCAGGACACGGACGTCCTGTTGCTCGACGAGCCGACGACGTTCCTCGACGTCCACCACCAGTTCCGCGTCCTCGAGACGATACGCCAATTAAACGAGCGGAAGGGCGTCACCGTGGCCATCATCCTTCACGATATCTCGCAGGCGGCTCGCTTCGCGGACTACCTGATCGCCATGCGCGACGGCGAACTGTACGACTGGGGGCCACCCGAGGAAGTCGTGACCGAGCAACTGCTCGCCGACGTCTTCGGCGTCGAGGCCACCGTCGAGTACGAGCCCGAACTGCAGGTGCTGCCCAAGCGAGCGTTGCCCGACCGGTAA
- a CDS encoding FecCD family ABC transporter permease, with protein MEAAQSVGGHASDREREGWVTGTLVLFCLASTVVTVVAGLVQVSFGEYSMTFVEAWTAVFDPEVVFNLDVWSAFLFGTELPNMTTSSVVVWNLRLPRVVVGIIAGATLAVSGAIFQAVTRNELASPFVLGVSSGAGFAVLATLVVFSGLAPFLPFIAALGGTIAFLIVYTIAWKGGTSPVRLVLAGVIVNMVFQSLQQGLFFFTDDLGVVQTAIAWITGSLTGTGWEEVRIAILPAIVSIGIALAGARQLNVLMLGESTARSLGMRVERVRFSLSAVAILAASVAIAVAGVVSFFGLVVPHIVRNTVGGDYRRLMVGCVFAGPALLVTADVGARLALGGTQLPVGVVTGLIGGPYFLYLMRKQQTMGEL; from the coding sequence ATGGAAGCAGCGCAGTCGGTCGGCGGACACGCCTCCGATCGAGAACGAGAGGGATGGGTCACGGGGACGCTCGTCCTCTTCTGTCTGGCGAGTACGGTCGTCACCGTCGTGGCCGGGCTCGTGCAGGTGAGTTTCGGCGAGTACTCGATGACGTTCGTCGAAGCCTGGACGGCGGTCTTCGACCCCGAAGTGGTCTTCAATCTCGACGTCTGGTCGGCGTTCCTGTTCGGAACGGAGTTGCCGAATATGACCACGTCGAGCGTCGTCGTCTGGAACCTCCGGCTGCCGCGGGTGGTCGTCGGTATCATCGCCGGCGCGACGCTCGCGGTCTCCGGCGCGATCTTTCAGGCCGTGACGCGGAACGAACTGGCGAGTCCGTTCGTGCTGGGAGTTAGCTCCGGCGCCGGATTCGCCGTCCTGGCGACGCTGGTCGTCTTCAGCGGCCTCGCGCCGTTCCTGCCGTTTATCGCAGCCCTGGGCGGGACGATCGCGTTCCTGATCGTGTACACGATCGCCTGGAAGGGCGGGACGAGCCCCGTCCGGCTCGTGCTCGCGGGGGTCATCGTCAACATGGTCTTCCAGTCGCTCCAGCAGGGGCTGTTCTTCTTCACGGACGACCTGGGCGTCGTCCAGACGGCGATCGCCTGGATCACCGGATCGCTCACGGGGACCGGCTGGGAGGAGGTCCGGATCGCGATCCTGCCGGCGATCGTCTCGATCGGGATCGCGCTCGCCGGCGCGCGACAGTTGAACGTCCTCATGCTGGGTGAGAGCACCGCCCGATCGCTCGGCATGCGCGTCGAGCGGGTCCGGTTTTCCCTCTCCGCCGTCGCTATTCTGGCCGCCAGCGTGGCAATCGCCGTCGCTGGCGTCGTCAGCTTCTTCGGGCTCGTCGTCCCCCACATCGTCCGGAATACGGTCGGCGGGGACTACCGACGGCTGATGGTCGGATGCGTCTTCGCCGGCCCCGCACTGCTGGTCACCGCCGACGTCGGCGCTCGACTCGCGCTGGGGGGTACCCAACTACCCGTCGGCGTCGTCACCGGACTGATCGGCGGCCCGTACTTCCTCTATCTGATGCGCAAGCAGCAAACCATGGGTGAACTCTGA
- a CDS encoding cupin domain-containing protein, which translates to MPDPLIRSSDEIEYESVDAADGLEKGVLIDEDDDAPNFAIRRFVLEAGAEVPKHTNAVEHEQYVLEGEYTVGIEDEEHEVAAGDSLLIPAGTVHWYRNEGDERGAFLCAVPNGDDAIELQE; encoded by the coding sequence ATGCCCGACCCACTGATCCGATCGAGCGACGAGATCGAGTACGAATCCGTCGACGCCGCCGACGGCCTCGAGAAAGGCGTCCTGATCGACGAGGACGACGACGCGCCGAACTTCGCGATTCGGCGGTTCGTCCTCGAGGCCGGTGCTGAAGTGCCGAAGCACACGAACGCCGTCGAACACGAACAGTACGTGCTCGAGGGCGAGTACACGGTGGGGATCGAAGACGAGGAGCACGAGGTCGCGGCGGGCGACTCGCTACTGATCCCCGCCGGGACGGTCCACTGGTACCGCAACGAGGGCGACGAACGGGGCGCGTTTCTCTGTGCCGTGCCGAACGGCGACGACGCGATCGAACTGCAGGAGTGA
- a CDS encoding cold-shock protein, with the protein MAKGTVDFFNDTGGYGFIETEDADDDVFFHMEDIGGPDLEEGQELEFDIEQAPKGPRATNVERL; encoded by the coding sequence ATGGCGAAAGGAACCGTTGATTTCTTCAACGACACTGGCGGCTACGGATTCATCGAGACTGAGGACGCGGACGACGACGTGTTCTTCCACATGGAAGACATCGGCGGCCCGGACCTGGAAGAAGGACAGGAACTCGAGTTCGACATCGAGCAGGCCCCCAAGGGCCCGCGCGCGACGAACGTCGAGCGCCTGTAA
- a CDS encoding carbonic anhydrase, with protein sequence MSTADDESVLHELLAGNDRHVDGLPDDYFAAVQTGQEPDVVSVCCSDSRVPQVGMWGVDEPGTVFTPSTIGNQVWDVDDGERIVDGGVLYSIHHTGTDAVAVVGHTGCGAVTAAYDVATGADRPGPRGVDKWVDLLVPIVEEALESDAIDPDDDDETVINRLVEYNVDRQTQFLRESDDVPRDVDVYGFVYDFQGVYGDDHGRAYLVNLNGEADPDRIADRLPGEYEPAVRRLRH encoded by the coding sequence ATGAGCACGGCCGACGACGAGAGCGTCTTGCACGAGTTGCTCGCGGGGAACGACCGTCACGTCGACGGGCTCCCGGACGATTACTTCGCGGCGGTCCAGACCGGACAGGAACCCGACGTCGTGTCGGTGTGCTGTTCAGACTCCCGGGTCCCGCAGGTGGGGATGTGGGGCGTCGACGAGCCGGGGACGGTGTTCACGCCGAGTACCATCGGCAACCAGGTCTGGGACGTCGACGACGGCGAGCGGATCGTCGACGGTGGCGTCCTGTACTCGATCCACCATACCGGGACCGACGCGGTCGCCGTCGTCGGCCACACCGGCTGTGGCGCGGTGACCGCCGCCTACGATGTCGCGACCGGCGCGGACCGTCCCGGCCCGCGGGGCGTCGACAAGTGGGTCGACCTACTCGTCCCGATCGTCGAGGAGGCGCTCGAGAGCGACGCGATCGATCCCGACGACGACGACGAGACGGTGATCAACCGGCTCGTCGAGTACAACGTCGACCGCCAGACGCAGTTCCTCCGGGAGTCCGACGACGTCCCGAGGGACGTCGACGTCTACGGCTTCGTCTACGACTTCCAGGGCGTCTACGGCGACGATCACGGCCGGGCGTACCTCGTCAATCTGAACGGCGAGGCGGACCCCGATCGGATCGCCGACCGGCTACCCGGGGAGTACGAGCCGGCGGTTCGCAGGCTCCGCCACTGA
- a CDS encoding NADP-dependent oxidoreductase — MADTRQWRLASRPVGEPSRENFDLVTIDRPEPGPGEVLVRTLYQSVDPYMRGRMRDAESYAEPWDVGDPMKAGVVGEVVESNYDGLEAGDVVTGELLWAEHAVAHGDELRQVNPDHGPISTALGVLGMPGVTAYFGLLDVAEPKPGDTVVVSAAAGAVGSVVGQLARLSGARVVGTAGSDEKIEWLTDDLGFDAAINYEATDDLSGAMAEACPDGIDVYFDNVGGPITDAVWPLLNVRSRVAVCGQISIYNATEVPTGPRKLAKLIESRARVEGFLVRDYEGRWGEALQRLSTFVREDELHYRENVVEGFENAPDAFMGLFEGENIGKQLVEVAERGD; from the coding sequence ATGGCAGACACCAGGCAGTGGCGACTCGCGAGCCGTCCCGTCGGCGAACCGAGCCGCGAGAACTTCGACCTCGTCACGATCGATCGACCCGAACCGGGGCCGGGCGAGGTCCTCGTCAGGACGCTCTACCAGTCGGTCGACCCGTACATGCGCGGGCGGATGCGCGACGCGGAGTCGTACGCCGAGCCGTGGGACGTCGGCGATCCGATGAAGGCGGGCGTCGTGGGAGAGGTCGTCGAATCGAACTACGACGGCCTCGAGGCCGGCGACGTCGTCACGGGCGAACTCCTGTGGGCCGAACACGCGGTCGCACACGGCGACGAACTGCGACAGGTGAACCCCGATCACGGTCCGATCTCGACGGCGCTGGGCGTACTCGGCATGCCCGGCGTGACGGCCTACTTCGGGCTGCTCGACGTCGCGGAACCGAAACCCGGCGACACGGTCGTCGTCTCCGCCGCGGCCGGGGCGGTCGGCTCGGTCGTCGGCCAGCTCGCGCGGCTCTCCGGTGCGCGCGTGGTGGGCACGGCGGGCAGCGACGAGAAGATCGAGTGGCTCACCGACGACCTCGGCTTCGACGCGGCGATCAACTACGAGGCCACCGACGACCTCTCCGGGGCGATGGCCGAGGCCTGTCCCGACGGAATCGACGTCTACTTCGACAACGTCGGCGGCCCGATCACCGACGCCGTCTGGCCCCTGTTGAACGTCCGCTCGCGCGTGGCGGTCTGTGGCCAGATCTCGATCTACAACGCGACCGAGGTACCGACCGGGCCCCGCAAGCTCGCCAAACTCATCGAGTCGCGCGCCCGCGTCGAGGGGTTCCTCGTACGCGACTACGAGGGCCGCTGGGGCGAGGCCCTCCAGCGGCTCTCGACGTTCGTCCGCGAGGACGAACTGCACTACCGCGAAAACGTGGTCGAGGGCTTCGAGAACGCGCCCGACGCGTTCATGGGCCTGTTCGAGGGCGAGAACATCGGGAAGCAACTGGTCGAGGTCGCGGAACGCGGCGACTGA
- a CDS encoding ABC transporter permease: MLSVGFRALFRREVLRFVRRPKNTFMPPAITNVLYFAVFGVILGGRIQEIANFPYILFIVPGLVVLGAISNAFENASFSIFHGRWNEYIHETLTSPLSYVEMVVAYVGASAVRGIIVGVIVAAVGRLFVPIGIEHGLYLVATMAVITALFAGFGIIGGLVARDFDDLTVMNQFILRPLVFFGAVFYSLETFDYAWQVNLSLLNPMVYMVDSVRFGLLGYSDLIAVGILPGPYADLAPLVSLAVLTTCTVIVLAIDVYLFKTGYGLTD, from the coding sequence ATGCTGTCCGTCGGCTTCCGCGCGCTCTTCCGGCGCGAAGTGTTGCGGTTCGTCCGCCGGCCGAAGAACACGTTCATGCCGCCGGCGATCACGAACGTGCTCTACTTCGCCGTCTTCGGGGTCATTCTCGGCGGCCGGATCCAGGAGATCGCGAACTTTCCCTACATCCTCTTTATCGTGCCCGGACTCGTCGTGCTGGGTGCGATCTCGAACGCCTTCGAGAACGCCTCGTTCTCGATCTTCCACGGCAGGTGGAACGAGTACATCCACGAGACGCTGACCTCGCCGCTATCGTACGTCGAGATGGTCGTGGCCTACGTCGGTGCCAGCGCAGTCCGAGGGATCATCGTCGGTGTCATCGTCGCCGCCGTCGGCCGACTGTTCGTTCCGATCGGTATCGAACACGGCCTCTACCTGGTCGCCACGATGGCCGTCATTACGGCGCTGTTCGCCGGGTTCGGCATCATCGGCGGTCTCGTCGCCCGCGATTTCGACGATCTGACCGTGATGAACCAGTTCATTCTCCGGCCGCTCGTGTTCTTCGGAGCCGTCTTCTACTCCCTCGAGACGTTCGACTACGCCTGGCAGGTGAACCTCTCGCTGCTGAACCCGATGGTCTACATGGTCGACAGCGTCCGGTTCGGACTCCTGGGCTACTCGGATCTGATCGCGGTCGGCATCTTACCCGGTCCCTACGCCGACCTCGCGCCGCTCGTCTCGCTCGCCGTGCTCACGACGTGCACCGTCATCGTGCTGGCGATCGACGTCTACCTGTTCAAGACCGGGTACGGACTGACGGACTAG
- a CDS encoding ABC transporter ATP-binding protein — translation MPPAIETTDLVKEYGDLRALQELSLTVEEGEFFGLLGPNGAGKTTFINTLVGLVRKTGGEARVFGYDVEEDYRQARDAIGLAPQEFNVDRFFPIKEVLMHKAGYHGVPKAEAAERADEVLKRVGIYDKRHERFDWLSGGMKRRLLLARALVTEPDLLILDEPTAGVDVQLRHDLWELVTELNEEGTTILLTTHYIEEAERLCDRVAIMNEGRKVTVATPDELKQRGTDTIAVGLESAPPIAPDLGTYAHETTVSGDRLEVRVDDGGSTAPRLLNDLEATGHEIVDLEITRTSLEEIFVDLTERDDRTVTRSSAESAGNGDDAGGSETESPSRPEREQEREQEGVA, via the coding sequence ATGCCACCGGCCATAGAGACGACGGACCTCGTGAAGGAATACGGCGATTTGCGCGCGCTGCAGGAGCTCTCGCTCACGGTCGAGGAGGGGGAGTTCTTCGGCCTGCTCGGCCCCAACGGCGCGGGAAAGACGACGTTCATCAACACGCTGGTGGGCCTCGTCCGCAAGACCGGCGGCGAGGCGCGAGTCTTCGGCTACGACGTCGAGGAGGACTACCGGCAGGCCCGCGACGCGATCGGGCTCGCGCCACAGGAGTTCAACGTCGATCGGTTCTTCCCCATCAAGGAGGTGCTGATGCACAAGGCCGGCTACCACGGCGTCCCGAAAGCCGAGGCCGCCGAGCGCGCGGACGAGGTGCTGAAACGGGTCGGGATCTACGACAAGCGCCACGAACGGTTCGACTGGCTCTCGGGCGGGATGAAACGCCGGCTCCTGCTCGCACGAGCGCTCGTCACCGAACCCGACCTGCTCATTCTGGACGAGCCGACCGCCGGCGTCGACGTCCAGCTCCGCCACGACCTCTGGGAGTTGGTGACCGAACTCAACGAGGAGGGGACGACGATCCTGCTGACCACCCACTACATCGAGGAGGCCGAACGCCTCTGCGATCGCGTCGCGATCATGAACGAGGGCCGGAAGGTGACCGTCGCGACCCCGGACGAACTGAAACAGCGCGGCACCGATACGATCGCCGTCGGGCTCGAATCCGCTCCACCGATCGCGCCAGATCTCGGCACCTACGCACACGAAACGACGGTCTCCGGGGATCGGCTCGAGGTCCGCGTCGACGACGGCGGGTCGACCGCGCCCCGCTTGCTCAACGACCTCGAGGCCACGGGTCACGAGATCGTCGATCTCGAGATCACCCGGACCTCGCTCGAGGAGATCTTCGTGGATCTCACCGAGCGCGACGATCGAACGGTGACACGATCCTCGGCAGAGAGTGCGGGCAACGGAGACGACGCCGGCGGGAGCGAGACGGAGTCGCCGTCGAGGCCCGAACGGGAGCAGGAACGAGAGCAGGAGGGGGTCGCCTGA
- a CDS encoding site-2 protease family protein, with protein sequence MKSFRIGSLFGIPIKLDLTFLLVLPLFAYLIGAQIQEVADLLNEFLGAGIDVGTITAGSMPWLLGFAAAIGLFVGVVLHELGHSLTAQRYGFPIDSITLWLFGGIAALSEMPEDWRQEFTIAIAGPIVSVLVGIGSFALFSVTPEGLGGARFVLGYLAVLNVALAIFNMIPAFPMDGGRILRALLARGQPYAKATQQAASIGKLFAIFMGLFGLLAFNIILIGVAFFVYIAASSEAQQVTMKAAFQDVTVSDIMTPASDLHTVEPDTSIADLIQRMFTERHTGYPVVDTSTRGERLVGLVTLTDAREIDPVERDAFTVEDVMTTDLKTITADSDAMTAIERMQEDNIGRLLVVDRGDDRFGAHSRAAEDGDLVGLISRSDLMTALNIVQESGAENLTGRPRAAD encoded by the coding sequence ATGAAGAGTTTCCGGATCGGGTCCCTGTTCGGCATCCCGATCAAGCTCGACCTCACGTTCTTGCTGGTGCTCCCGCTGTTCGCGTACCTCATCGGGGCCCAGATCCAAGAGGTTGCCGACCTCCTGAACGAGTTCCTCGGTGCGGGAATCGACGTCGGAACCATCACTGCCGGTTCGATGCCGTGGCTCCTCGGGTTCGCCGCAGCGATCGGCCTGTTCGTGGGCGTGGTCCTCCACGAACTCGGCCACTCGTTGACCGCCCAGCGGTACGGGTTCCCGATCGACTCCATCACGCTCTGGCTGTTCGGCGGGATCGCCGCCCTCTCGGAGATGCCCGAAGACTGGCGACAGGAGTTCACCATCGCCATCGCGGGCCCGATCGTCTCCGTGCTGGTCGGTATCGGTTCGTTCGCACTCTTCTCCGTGACGCCCGAGGGACTCGGCGGCGCACGGTTCGTGCTCGGCTACCTCGCCGTCCTGAACGTCGCACTCGCGATCTTCAACATGATCCCCGCGTTCCCGATGGACGGCGGACGGATCCTCCGGGCGCTGCTCGCCCGCGGGCAGCCCTACGCCAAGGCGACCCAGCAGGCCGCCAGCATCGGAAAGCTGTTCGCGATTTTCATGGGCCTGTTCGGCCTGCTCGCGTTCAACATTATCCTCATCGGCGTCGCCTTCTTCGTCTATATCGCTGCCTCGAGTGAGGCCCAGCAGGTGACGATGAAGGCTGCCTTCCAGGACGTCACCGTCAGCGACATCATGACGCCCGCGAGCGATCTCCACACCGTCGAACCGGACACCTCGATCGCGGATCTGATCCAGCGGATGTTCACCGAGCGCCACACCGGGTATCCGGTCGTGGACACCTCGACGAGGGGCGAACGGCTGGTCGGTCTCGTAACGCTGACCGACGCTCGCGAGATCGACCCCGTCGAGCGCGACGCCTTCACCGTCGAGGACGTGATGACGACCGACCTGAAGACGATCACGGCGGATTCGGACGCGATGACCGCGATCGAGCGCATGCAGGAGGACAATATCGGACGACTGCTGGTCGTCGATCGGGGGGACGATCGGTTCGGTGCCCACTCGCGCGCCGCCGAAGACGGCGATCTCGTCGGGCTGATCTCGCGATCGGATCTGATGACGGCCCTGAACATCGTCCAGGAGAGCGGCGCCGAGAACCTCACCGGGCGACCACGGGCCGCGGACTGA